In one Nicotiana sylvestris chromosome 8, ASM39365v2, whole genome shotgun sequence genomic region, the following are encoded:
- the LOC138874832 gene encoding uncharacterized protein produces the protein MVSSEGIKGFSSITSTLTKLTQKGAPFRWSDECEASFQKPKTAFTTTAVLVLQSASGSYTLYCDAFRICIGCVLVQEGRVIAYASRQLKPYQKNYLVHDLELAAIALTNQFMRLDVSEPSRVLACVVSRSSLFDRIRECQYDDPHLLVLKDRVQHGNAIDVTIGDDAVLRMQGQIRVPNVDGLRELILEEAHSSEYSIYRGATKMYQNLRQHCWWRRMKKDIVGFVARCFSYQHVKYEH, from the exons ATGGTATCTAGtgagggtattaag GGTTTCTCGTCTATTACATCgaccttgaccaaattgacccaaaagggtgctcctttcaggtggtcagatgagtgtgaggcgagctttcagaagcccaAGACTGCCTTTACCACAACTGCAGTTTTAGTCCTACAATCAGCTTCTGGTTCTTATACattgtattgtgatgcttttcGGATCTGTATTGGGTGTGTTTTggtgcaggagggtagagtgattgcctatgcttcacgtcagttgaagccctatcagaagaattaccttgttcatgatttggagttggctgccatt gccttgacCAACCAGTtcatgagattagatgtttcggagcccagtcgggttctagcttgtgtggtttctcggtcttccttatttgatcgcatcagagagtgccagtatgatgatcctcatttgcttgtcctcaaggacagggtTCAACACGGTAATGCcatagatgtgaccattggtgatgatgcggtgttgaggatgcaaggccagatacgtgtgcccaatgtagatgggctacgagagttgattcttgaggaggcccatagctcggaGTATTCCATCTATcggggtgccacaaagatgtatcagaatttgaggcaacactgttggtggaggaggatgaagaaggatatagttggctTTGTAGCTCGATGTTTCAGCTatcagcatgtgaaatatgagcattaa